A genomic window from Anguilla rostrata isolate EN2019 chromosome 14, ASM1855537v3, whole genome shotgun sequence includes:
- the hsdl2 gene encoding hydroxysteroid dehydrogenase-like protein 2, with product MLPNTGKLAGCTLFITGASRGIGKAIALKAAKDGANVVIAAKTAQAHPKLPGTIYTAAEEIEAAGGRALPCIVDVRDEKQISDAVEQAVSKFGGIDILVNNASAINLTGTLQTPMKKVDLMLGINLRGTYLTSKLCVPYLLKSKNAHILNLSPPLNLNPIWFKNHTAYTMAKYGMSMCVLGMAEEFRGSIAVNALWPKTAIQTAAMDMLGGTDVANQCRKVDIMADAAYCIFSKPPSYTGNFAIDEDVLRKEGIVDFDTYAVAPGHPLLPDFFLDEDPELITNKMGGEGAPPASKASPEAAGDGPIAETFKIIKGILSPDVVKSTQGVYKFDISGEHPGVWYIDLKNDAGSAGSGEPPVQADVVMSLDSADFVKMFSGNLKPTMAFMSGKLKIKGDMTLAIKMEKMMSLMKAKL from the exons ATGTTGCCTAACACAGG AAAGCTGGCGGGATGCACCCTATTTATCACAGGGGCGAGTCGGGGCATTGGCAAAGCCATTGCACTGAAAGCAGCCAAGGACGGTGCCAATGTGGTGATCGCCGCTAAAACAGCCCAGGCCCACCCCAAGCTCCCAGGgaccatttacacagctgcagAAGAAA TTGaggcggcgggcgggcgagccTTGCCGTGCATCGTAGACGTCAGAGATGAAAAGCAGATCAGCGACGCAGTGGAGCAGGCTGTGAGCAAGTTTGGAG GCATTGACATCTTGGTCAACAATGCCAGTGCCATCAATTTGACGGGAACCCTGCAGACGCCCATGAAGAAAGTGGACCTCATGTTGGGCATTAACCTCAGAGGGACCTACCTAAC GTCAAAGCTGTGTGTCCCGTATCTTCTGAAGAGCAAAAATGCTCACATCCTGAACCTCAGTCCACCTCTCAACCTAAACCCCATCTGGTTCAAAAATCACACAG CGTACACCATGGCGAAGTACGGAATGTCCATGTGCGTTCTGGGAATGGCGGAGGAGTTCCGAGGATCAATAGCCGTCAATGCCTTGTGGCCCAAGACAG CCATTCAGACTGCGGCCATGGATATGCTGGGGGGCACTGACGTGGCTAACCAGTGCAGGAAAGTGGACATCATGGCCGACGCGGCTTATTGCATCTTCAGCAAGCCCCCCAGCTACACTGGCAACTTTGCCATTGACGAGGACGTTCTGAGGAAAGAAGGAATCGTAGACTTCGATACATACGCTGTTGCTCCAG GTCACCCACTGCTCCCAGACTTCTTCCTGGATGAGGATCCAGAGTTGATTACGAACAAAATGGGGGGTGAAG GTGCTCCTCCTGCTTCCAAAGCCAGCCCAGAGGCCGCTGGCGACGGACCGATTGCTGAAACCTTCAAAATCATCAAAGGGATTCTCAGTCCCGATGTTGTCAAAAGTACACAGGGAGTGTACAAGTTTGACATTTCCG GAGAGCACCCCGGGGTCTGGTACATTGACCTGAAGAACGACGCGGGCAGCGCGGGCAGCGGGGAGCCGCCAGTCCAGGCCGACGTGGTGATGAGCTTGGACAGCGCCGACTTCGTCAAAATGTTTTCGG GCAACCTAAAGCCAACCATGGCCTTTATGTCTGGAAAGTTGAAGATTAAAGGGGATATGACCCTGGCCATCAAAATGGAGAAGATGATGTCCTTGATGAAGGCTAAGCTTTAA